The genomic region CCTGGATTTAAGGTGGCAAAGCCGCGTTTCAATTTCACTTCAGGCAAAGGTCCCAAAACGAACCCACCTTGATCTAGCGTTTGAACGTTGTAGCCTGAGATGATGATCGGAGGAGGATGCCCCGCGTTGCTATAAACCAGATTCCCATTAGTTTCGATTTCTCCATAAAACAGCGAAATGAACGAAGTTGACAGCGTACTGCGATGAATAACACGATTTAATTTTTCCAACGTCGGGGTCAATTTTAGATCTTTTTCAAGACCCATTCTGAGCCCAGTCACCACATCCCGCACCAGTAGCGCTGCTGGTAGCCCATGACCGCTGGCATCACCGATCGCCACTCCAAATGTGGAATCATCGAACACGATGAAGTCGTACAAATCACCGCCCACAATATCCGCAGCGATAGATTTTCCTGCGATGTCGAATCCTGGGATCTGCGGAGGCGCTTTCGGTAGTAAGCTGCGCTGAATGTGTTCGGCTTGATGCAGATAATTCTGAAATAATTCACTGGACATTCTGGCATTGAGCACTTTTCGGATCGTATTCAGAGAAAAATCGATCTCCTCTCGATCCCAATCCCGATGCAGCTCGAAAATGAATAGCCACATTCGATCATCTTTCTGAACCATGAAAGCTGCCGGAGTAGATTGATCCCCTCCAGCGTTTGTGGCGATCAGTCGGCTCAAATTTGGATCATTAAAAATGTAGCTACCGTGTTTGATAATCAGTTGAACCGCTACATTGCTTAATGGCAATTTTTTTTCAAGTCGGGTACTGTCCTCTAAATTGACTGATTCAACTAACCGAAAATGGTCCAATTCCAACTCGTACAATCGCCCATTTTGAATGCGCAGGTCACGACCCAACAGCATTACAAGTTCCTTGAGCACGACCGAGAGGACGTTATCGGCTCCGATCAAATATATTTCGGAGAGGAATTTATCTAATTTTCGATAGAATTCTTTAGGGTTCTGTAACATAAATGAGATGGTCGTTTGAGGTCATTGGTTAATAGGTTTGCCAGGGGAATATTTGGTAACGGTTTCGCAATTACAAACCCAGGCTCACCCGAGCCTCTTCAAGGCTATCGTGAAAATTAAAAAATTGGTGCAGTCGAGTTAATGTGAGCGCGCCCTGGATGAAATCGTTTGCCCCAATCAGCGTAACTTTATCCTCGCCCTTCTGAGATGCCAATGTGGAAGCGGTAATGAGGATCGCCAGTCCAGTACTATTGATGCGATGCACCCTTGCCAAGTCTAATACAATATGAACCACCCCTTTGCTGATCAAATCCTTTAATTGCGACTCGAACCGCTTGGAGTCGGCAGGTTCACCCAACATCTTTCCTTCAAAGGCAATCACTCCGATATTGTCAATAATTTGACTATCAATTTCCATAAATCCTCCAGGCTGCTCACATTTCTGTTTCGGATCATCGAGCCGCGCAAGGCAACATGTTTCAAAACACCGCTCACCCAATCTGGACAAGACACGTTCGACGAATACTTGCCTCTTGTTGTGAGTGGTGATGAAATCTCTATTGCGGCGCTCGATCAGCGAGACAAGATGCCGAATCCGAACCAAGCAAGGATGATGATCAATTCAAATCAAATGCAAAAATCAGCGGGATTCGATTCCCCCTCCATGGATTTGCTGGATCAGGCCTCTTAAATCAACTCGAAATGCCGATCGACTTCGGCAGATGAAACCCAACAGTAAGGATTCCAAGAAGTATTAAATTCAGATTCAATATTAAACAGAGATGAAACTGGTCGCTGTTCGCGTATCCAACGTTTGAATAACATGCAAAACCAACTGGATCGTTTGCTCAACATCGTCTAAACAAAGGATTCCGACATGAGAATGAATATGCCTTGTTGGAACGCCTAGCACAATACTCGGGCAACCTGCTCGAACCAAATGAATCGCTCCCGCATCTGTTCCTCCGCCCGCCGAGGTCGCAAATTGATATGGAATATTGTTTTTTTCGGCAACTTCAATAATGAATTCCTTGAGCGCCTGATTGGGGATCATCGACGCATCATAAGCGCAGATCGCTGGACCTTTGCCCAGTACCGCCTGCGCTTTCTGGGAGTCAACCCCAGGGATATCCCCAGCAATTTCCACCTCCAGTGTCAGGCAAACATCTGGATCAGCTAACCATGCTGCTGTTCTGGCTCCCCGCGCACCCACTTCCTCTTGAATCGTTGCCACCCCTATGACCGTGTTGGGATGAGATCGGCCCTCCTCCTTGAGTCGCCGAACCACCTCAGCCGCAATAAACACACCGATCCGATCATCGAAGGCTTTGCCCATGGCCAAAGTGATTGTCCCTTTCTCAATTACCTTGCCATTTTCTATCTCGTAGCCTTGTTTTTGAAAGGTCGAAAAGTTAGAAAATGGAATAACTGGATCACCGATCCGCACCCCCAGTTTCTCAGCCTCTTTCTTATTCGAGCAGCCGATATCGATAAACATCTCATCAAGCTTGACGAGCTTGTTCATCTCTTCAGTGGTCATCACATGAGGCGGCTTGGCAGCAATAACACCTGGGATATCTCCCCGCTTCGTTCGGACAATCACCCGCTGGCCTAACAAAACCTGATCGAACCAATCTCCAATGGTGTTAAAGGATAAAAACCCTTTCTCATTAATGCTCGAAATAACAAAGCCGATTTCATCGATATGCCCTGGCAGCAAGATGATTGGGCGAGAGGTACTGCCGATTTTTTTGAACAAACATGAACCCAATTTGTCGAAATAGATCTCGTCGCAAAAGGGTTCAACGTAGTTTTTAGCAATTTGAATTGCTTCACGCTCAAAACCAGATGGGCCGAAACTGTTGCTAAGCTGCTGTAAGAATTCTAAGGATGGATTCATCGGTGCTGCCTTTCTTCGATGATGCGGTTCATGAGTTCATTATACAAACTCGGTTGCGATGATTCTTAATTCCAAAGTCAAGTGATGCAGCTATGGATCATGTTGTGCCAAAAAATGTTCAAGAATTGGAGCGAGTTTTTTTTAATCGTCCAATGAAACACCTGAAACCTCTTCCTCTATGGTGCTATCAGGATTGGGTAAATTCCCTAATTTATATGCTTTGATATTTTTAAAACGCTGGCAAATTTAATAAATCAAAATCGTAAAGTCAAGCAGTTTTTGGCTGAAGCAAATGTCTGTCTCTTGCGCTTCTTGTTATTTAGTATCGAAGTCCGACCATAGTTACGGCGGGATAAGCGAATTGTTCCTTTGCCGAGCAAAAATCATTTTTTATCTTACAAGTGATCAATAGAATGTAAAATGGGGCAACCAGTTTTTGAAATTGAATTTGGTCAGCTAATAATTTCTCGTTGAGATATGACGATCTGATTTCGATCCTTGCGAAAGGTTTCTTTTGTCAAAACAACCTTAGTTTTGTCAAACCAGCCAACCAAATCGAGCGTGATGCTTCCTTATAAGCTAACCGCTTATGGCTGAATATGCTGAAATTTGCCGATTTTTTTCTTGCATTTCAGAAAAAAATAGCTTATATTTAGCCACACAAAAAATGGAGGGTGTAGCTCAGCTGGATAGAGCACCAGGTTGTGGCCCTGGTGGCCGCGGGTTCGAATCCCGTCACTCTCCCTGGTTAGGGAGTGGTTAAAGGTGCATTGCGGAGAATGATGGCACTAATCTGATTCATGCGCACGTAGAAGGCCATCAATCTCGCAAGTGCGCTAATGCCATTCACCGAAACTGTCCCCATCGTCTAGTGGCCTAGGACTTAGGATTTTCGATCCTACAACGGGGGTTCGATTCCCCCTGGGGACGCTCAAACCAAACAGCCGTGAAAAAACTTCACGGCTTTTTTTATTTAAATCTGAAATTCCATAATGAAATTTTTTTCGGACGCCCACGGACCACGCAATATTAGGATAAAAGCGCTTTTTTCGAGTTATAAATCCTTCCTCATGTTTCGTGGTCTAAGGCTTTTTATAATTCAGCGTTATGGTTCAGCATTGCAATTTAACGACAAATTTTCCTGCTGTGTCGAATTCTATTTCAGCAACTCTCATGCAAATCCCCCGATCAGTTGCTTCTCATATTATTCGATTATTTTTAAAATTGAAGTTATGATGATGCGAAGCGAATAATCAAAATTTGGGGCGAAAGTTCTTTTATGATTGCATTGAATGGCTGTTTAAATCTCTAGCTAAGCAAATATGAACGGGTGCTATTTGAAAATATTTTCATTCGGATTTCGAGCTCACAATGAGTTTTGGAGATCTATAAAGACAATCTAAGCGAATTTCTTTTTAATCTGTGCATGACGTTCGAGTTGCTCGAATCCTATTTTAAATTGTATTCCGCTGCTAGTCGTCCTTCGACTTTATTTGTTGCACCACTTTGAAACCGAAATTGAGCCTCGCAATATCATTTGGCCTCAAGATTGAAATGATTTTTTAATTCGTGGGTAAATCATAGAATGTGGTTCTGAATACATTTTTGTAAATTTGAACCAACAGAGTTTTGTTTCTGGCGGGGGAATGCTCTCATTATCATCAAATTCTGTTCGATGATATTGATGGCTGACATCTTGATATGCAATTTCATGAAATGCAAAACTCGATATTAAATTCTGTTAATCGCATACAAATCACTTGAAAATTTTCCGTTTTTTATATTTCTTGTCCCAATAAATGATCGATTTGATGGGCTTTGCATCTTAAACTTATGGGATCGAAACGGGTAATGGTCATCATAAGGGGAACAGGGGAAAGATAGTCGAGTTTATGGTCCGATTTTCATCATCGAGATTCAGCCGCTATGCTCGGAGAAAGGGAAGAATCGCCTCTGTTTGGACTAAATTATGAGACAATTTCGATCGAAATTTGGCGGCTCATCGTCGCGAGACCTTTATTGCAGCAAAAGTCATAGCCCTTTTGGATATGATGGAGGGATTTGTTCGACCATAAATTGCTAAAGGAATTCCTTTGACCCATATAACATTTTAACCAAAAGTAGGAGTCGTTATGAAGAGAATTGGTATGCTGTTGGTGTTGTCAGTGATTTGTGTGGCTGGCGTGAGGCTGGCTTATGCTGCTCAACCTTTTGAACGGGTGAAGATGGCAGGGGCACAAAATATCGCTATTTTGGAGTCGTTTGACAAGGGCGATCTGCCCGCAAATTTGGCAAGCAGCTTAGATCGCCTGTATGCCCTTTACAAGACCCAGAGAGATTTCCGAAGCTATGCGGAAGACAATAGGGTCCAATTGAAGGGAGACATGGTGGTAGCTACGATGCTGCCATATCAAAACCGAAGCACGGCCGACATTGATGATCGATTGCTGCAAAAATTGGGAGTAACGATCAAGGCAAAAGGGAAACATTCGATGCGGGTGGAGATCCCGATTGCAGAGCTTCGGCGTGTTGCCAATGCGGTTCAAGGCATAGCAGAGATCCATAATGTCATTAGGCCCATACCTGATGCGATCATCAGCGAAGGGGTTGCATTGATGAATGCCAATACCTGGCAATCAGCCGGTTATACGGGAACAGGAGCGAAAGTGGCTGTGATTGACGGCGGTTTTGCTGAACTAACGGAGGCCCAAGCCAATGGCGATATTCCCTCGAGCTATTATTCGCTTGATCTGACTGGTCGCGGTCTGGAAGCTTATGCTGATGGTGAACACGGAACGGCTGTTACAGAGGCGGTTTACGATGTCGCTCCTGGAGCAGCTTTGTACCTTTATAAAATAGACGATCTCACCGATCTGGAGGTTGCTAAGAACGATGCGATCAGCCAGGGGGTGCATGTGATCAATCATTCAATGAGCTGGTTTGGTCTTTCCTATTACGATGGTACAGGCGGCGCATGTAATGTGGCGGCAGATGCCATTGCCAATGGCATCACCTGGGTTAATTCCGCCGGGAATCATGCGGAAGATCATTATCGGGCGGTCTTCGTGCCGACCCTAGATAATTTCCATGACTTCACGGGCACAGGGGAAAAATTAAATCCAATGGGGCCAGACCCCGGTTATGTTTGGCTGTTTCCTGCTGGAGTAATTATTCAAGTGTGGTTGAATTGGAACAATTATCCCACCACCAGCGAGGATTACGATCTCTATCTTTACAAATGGAATCCATCCAACTCGACGTGGGAAGCTATTGCCAGCTCCACCAATCGCCAATCGAATTCCTCGCCTACCGAGTCGATAGCTTATTTGAACAGAACTTCAAACGCTCGCTATGCTGTGGCGGTCAAAAAGTATTCGGCTACAACGAATGTGGACTTCACCATTTTTGCAAGCTATGGGTTGAGCTATCATATGGTCGAAAACAGCATCACAGATCCTGGATCCCATAGTGATGTGGTGACTGTTGGAGCTATTGGCGCAAGTTATTATAGCACAGGACCTCAGGAATATTTCAGCGGTCAAGGACCAACGACAGACGGCCGACCCAAGCCTGATGTGGCTGCGCCCGATAGTTGCGATAGCTTCGCTTATGGCTATTGGCAGGGCACTTCCCTTTCATCTCCGCATACTGCAGGGGTATGTGCGCTCATTAGAAGCCGATTCCCGAGCTTTTCTGAGTCGGAGATCAGGAATTATTTATATACGAAATGCACATTTGATCTGGGCGATCCTGGCCGTGATAATGTCTATGGCTGGGGCAAAGTGCTGTTACCCAATTTCGGTGAAATCACTGTGACCAGCCCCAATGGCGGGGAAGATTGGGCAGTCGGAAGCACCCATGCAATCACCTGGACTTCGAGCGGCACTTCTGGCACCGTGAAAATCAATTATTCGGTCGATAATGGCAATTCCTGGATCCCCATCACGGCTATTTGTCCTGACACTGGTGCTTTTCGATGGACCATTCCTAATACCCCATCGAGCCAGTGTCTCGTCCAGGTGGCTGATACGGCCATAACCCCTGTGGACAAAAGTGATGCGGTATTCGCGATTACATTGTTAAGCATTGCTGATCTTCGGGCCTCGGTGCAAGGCAGTAGCATTTTGTTGGAATGGAGCCCTGTGAATGGCGCGGAGAGTTACAACGTCTATCGGGGCACAAGTTATGATTTCGTGCCAGATAAGATCGGGGGCAGCAATCGGATTGGCACCCAGATAGTGGACGAGGATCCTGGAACGAATGGCATCCAATGGACAGATACCGGCAACGGCGCGACGGTGGTAGGCGACGTGAATGTCTATTATTGCTATCGGGTGACGGCAGTGGTGCCCAGCCAGTCGTTTGAAACCGATCCTTCCAACCTGGCGCTGGAGTTCGATTATCCGCTGATCACGACTGGCAGAACAGACATCAATGAAATTGCTGTGTTGGTAAATACCCAGAATACTCGTAAGCCTATTTCCACTGCCGAGGAACTGGCGCAAGCCATTCCGAATTGTACCGATGTCTATTATTGGGATGCAGCAGGGCAGGGGATCGTTGGCCATCCAAAGGGACTGCCGTTCAGCAATTTCAGCATCATCCCTGGTTACCCGTATATCGTTAATGTAGTGGCTGATACGGTGTGGACTGTGGCTGGCAGTTATGAGATGCCGCAGTTCAATTTGATAACGACTTCGGGGACAGATATCAATAACCTGACCGTGCCGCTGGAAAAAGCTGGTCTAACAACGGCCGAGGCGCTCGGAACTGATATCTCCAACTGCACCGATGTCTATTATTGGGATGCCGCAAGTCAAGGAATCGTGGGCCATGTGGTGGGTTTGCCATTTGCAAATTTCTCGGTGCAAGCAGGTTATCCCTACTATGTGAACGTCACTGCACCAACGACTTGGCCAGCGTCTGGAACGATGCTGTCCACGGCGCCGACAGGGCTGCTTCGAAGCGGATCGATGGCTCCGAACAAGGCTCGGG from candidate division KSB1 bacterium harbors:
- a CDS encoding PP2C family protein-serine/threonine phosphatase, whose translation is MLQNPKEFYRKLDKFLSEIYLIGADNVLSVVLKELVMLLGRDLRIQNGRLYELELDHFRLVESVNLEDSTRLEKKLPLSNVAVQLIIKHGSYIFNDPNLSRLIATNAGGDQSTPAAFMVQKDDRMWLFIFELHRDWDREEIDFSLNTIRKVLNARMSSELFQNYLHQAEHIQRSLLPKAPPQIPGFDIAGKSIAADIVGGDLYDFIVFDDSTFGVAIGDASGHGLPAALLVRDVVTGLRMGLEKDLKLTPTLEKLNRVIHRSTLSTSFISLFYGEIETNGNLVYSNAGHPPPIIISGYNVQTLDQGGFVLGPLPEVKLKRGFATLNPGSVLILYSDGLIERLNRFGEPFELERLTKLVLEYQQLSANDLVNKIIDSAYEFGEQSRWLDDVTVVVVKRLA
- a CDS encoding STAS domain-containing protein, encoding MEIDSQIIDNIGVIAFEGKMLGEPADSKRFESQLKDLISKGVVHIVLDLARVHRINSTGLAILITASTLASQKGEDKVTLIGANDFIQGALTLTRLHQFFNFHDSLEEARVSLGL
- a CDS encoding M42 family metallopeptidase, producing the protein MNPSLEFLQQLSNSFGPSGFEREAIQIAKNYVEPFCDEIYFDKLGSCLFKKIGSTSRPIILLPGHIDEIGFVISSINEKGFLSFNTIGDWFDQVLLGQRVIVRTKRGDIPGVIAAKPPHVMTTEEMNKLVKLDEMFIDIGCSNKKEAEKLGVRIGDPVIPFSNFSTFQKQGYEIENGKVIEKGTITLAMGKAFDDRIGVFIAAEVVRRLKEEGRSHPNTVIGVATIQEEVGARGARTAAWLADPDVCLTLEVEIAGDIPGVDSQKAQAVLGKGPAICAYDASMIPNQALKEFIIEVAEKNNIPYQFATSAGGGTDAGAIHLVRAGCPSIVLGVPTRHIHSHVGILCLDDVEQTIQLVLHVIQTLDTRTATSFISV
- a CDS encoding S8 family serine peptidase; the encoded protein is MKRIGMLLVLSVICVAGVRLAYAAQPFERVKMAGAQNIAILESFDKGDLPANLASSLDRLYALYKTQRDFRSYAEDNRVQLKGDMVVATMLPYQNRSTADIDDRLLQKLGVTIKAKGKHSMRVEIPIAELRRVANAVQGIAEIHNVIRPIPDAIISEGVALMNANTWQSAGYTGTGAKVAVIDGGFAELTEAQANGDIPSSYYSLDLTGRGLEAYADGEHGTAVTEAVYDVAPGAALYLYKIDDLTDLEVAKNDAISQGVHVINHSMSWFGLSYYDGTGGACNVAADAIANGITWVNSAGNHAEDHYRAVFVPTLDNFHDFTGTGEKLNPMGPDPGYVWLFPAGVIIQVWLNWNNYPTTSEDYDLYLYKWNPSNSTWEAIASSTNRQSNSSPTESIAYLNRTSNARYAVAVKKYSATTNVDFTIFASYGLSYHMVENSITDPGSHSDVVTVGAIGASYYSTGPQEYFSGQGPTTDGRPKPDVAAPDSCDSFAYGYWQGTSLSSPHTAGVCALIRSRFPSFSESEIRNYLYTKCTFDLGDPGRDNVYGWGKVLLPNFGEITVTSPNGGEDWAVGSTHAITWTSSGTSGTVKINYSVDNGNSWIPITAICPDTGAFRWTIPNTPSSQCLVQVADTAITPVDKSDAVFAITLLSIADLRASVQGSSILLEWSPVNGAESYNVYRGTSYDFVPDKIGGSNRIGTQIVDEDPGTNGIQWTDTGNGATVVGDVNVYYCYRVTAVVPSQSFETDPSNLALEFDYPLITTGRTDINEIAVLVNTQNTRKPISTAEELAQAIPNCTDVYYWDAAGQGIVGHPKGLPFSNFSIIPGYPYIVNVVADTVWTVAGSYEMPQFNLITTSGTDINNLTVPLEKAGLTTAEALGTDISNCTDVYYWDAASQGIVGHVVGLPFANFSVQAGYPYYVNVTAPTTWPASGTMLSTAPTGLLRSGSMAPNKARGTAGAPHIAFGKINSSSSQCLPKDGFKIKAWIAGRSEEILTQDDIGTGCDGSYWWVAVSNFPSKWAVGDTLHVIVSHDKIGLNAQASVKLTNAGSDYAGEAQTIEAATGISDQKGNTSPKLILQSSHPNPFNAETEITFRLTSTGQVKVQLYDVTGRLVRTIFSGVKESGEHRVLWNGRDDAAQPVSSGIYFCVIEAFGVREMIKLGLIK